A single region of the Triticum dicoccoides isolate Atlit2015 ecotype Zavitan chromosome 2B, WEW_v2.0, whole genome shotgun sequence genome encodes:
- the LOC119360801 gene encoding uncharacterized protein LOC119360801 — protein sequence MLSLHRFDRRNNQDISDWANKHRAWIEIWNQRDTLVQSENRPHNQSAYQKYQVWYADRYRLKLKPGWTHEEWSELVSEDPETAEGYHTFNTAVRDTRGAHVDYAPMHDEMGRELLLCVNDANVALSHPPGGALSERTLRSTMEKFKKRFHKMAAMLSCHGAQSSDVYAPGSRAARANKRRYVQNEEDIEEEVNEEEPAHQEEPTHHDEHEYDATHQEDHEYDVDAPQPSQVTQPTQGNARSKKGKAIAKTPGQKGRKKIWNTQFHSPEYPHQFMPAGMQRYKSNIDAEAEEASEEEEHEASEEEEHEASEEEEHTLADIVKRGRKK from the exons atgctatctctgcatcg GTTCGATCGAAGGAACAATCAGGATATATCGGATTGGGCAAACAAACACCGTGCGTGGATAGAAATTTGGAATCAAAGAGACACGTTAGTGCAATCAGAGAATAGACCTCACAATCAGTCAGCATATCAGAAGTATCAAGTGTGGTATGCGGATCGTTACCGGTTAAAGCTGAAGCCAGGTTGGACTCACGAAGAGTGGTCGGAGTTggtgtctgaagacccggagactgcagaaggttatcataccttcaacacggctgtgagagacaccagaggggctcaTGTTGACTACGCACCGATGCATGACGAAATG GGCAGAGAGTTGCTTCTGTGCGTCAACGATGCCAATGTTGCACTGAGTCATCCACCTGGTGGTGCATTATCTGAGAGGACTCTTAGGAGCACGATGGAG AAGTTCAAGAAGCGGTTCCATAAGATGGCAGCTATGCTTTCTTGCCATGGTGCTCAGTCCAGTGACGTGTATGCACCAGGTAGCCGCGCCGCCAGAGCTAATAAACGGCGTTATGTCCAGAACGAAGAGGACATAGAGGAGGAGGTCAATGAAGAGGAGCCAGCACATCAAGAGGAGCCAACACATCATGATGAGCATGAGTatgatgcaacacatcaagaggatcatgagtatgatgttgatgctccacaaccatcACAGGTTACACAACCCACACAAGGCAATGCCCGCTCTAAAAAAGGCAAAGCAATAGCTAAGACACCGGGCCAGAAAGGTAGAAAGAAGATATGGAacactcaattccatagtccggagtatccTCATCAATTTATGCCTGCGGGAATGCAAAGATATAAGTCGAACATTGATGCAGAGGCGGAGGAGGCTAGCGAAGAGGAGGAGCATGAGGCTAGCGAAGAGGAGGAGCATGAGGCTAGCGAAGAGGAGGAGCATACACTTGCAGATATCGTGAAGAGAGGAAGGAAGAAATGA